A window of Castanea sativa cultivar Marrone di Chiusa Pesio chromosome 1, ASM4071231v1 contains these coding sequences:
- the LOC142619378 gene encoding G-type lectin S-receptor-like serine/threonine-protein kinase At2g19130: MEDSLNKLARKMNNRSMAQRSQKQEIYTTSKKAWSHFALLLILSLKVHLSTASDTMYRGQRLAWNQTLTSKSGIFELGFFTSGKSHKHFVGIWYKTIAELTVVWVANRGCPVYNPSSKALEISEDGNLLITEKGIPFCNCTNSGMPNYTVAVLLDKGNFILRDKLDNVLWQSFEEQTNTLLPGAKIGYNRLTNKSNILRSWTSSENPDSGQFSAELKESRLLIYYISNSPWLTLLINNVSFINIGNDLFWLYINYSYVFNEYESYFTYSSLDYPISARFVLDVTGDFNFYIWRSYLPTWNLVRTEASRHCEIDGFCGNYGICTRHKVPLCDCPKGFEPGWPGNWGIQDYSGGCIRRTPLGCSKGGIDKFLTMPNMHRGNLSRVATKINGTVQDTEACKLACLRDCDCIAYAYYDECFLYMKQLMNLQISSDNETGEDLYVRISASEQTELVGSRTKMSKKVAWILGVSAMLILLLSIVLAIILWKPSADGALEESEFSLMLFKYRDLRKATKNFSQKLGEGGFGTVFKGTLPNSTAIAVKQTRSVEQGEKQFRAEVRTLGAIQHVNLLRLRGFCVEASKRFLVYDYMPKGSLESHLFQEVSKILDWNTRYHIAIGIARGLAYLHENCIDCIIHCDIKPENILLDAEYDPKVADFGLAKVIGRNFSRVLTTMRGTRGYLAPEWISGEAITPKVDVFSYGKLLFEIISGRRNINMLDEEICNYFPARVAMAINKEEDLLTLLDFKLEGNANMEELTRACKVACWCIQDDPRDRPTMGNVVTILEGLMQLGIPQIPLYFRRLSENPMEASVCHEIETCSSSY; encoded by the coding sequence atggaagACTCACTTAATAAATTAGCTAGAAAGATGAACAATCGTAGTATGGCACAAAGAAGCCAAAAGCAGGAAATCTATACTACAAGCAAGAAGGCATGGTCTCATTTTGCTCTACTTCTCATCTTGTCACTCAAAGTTCATCTCTCCACTGCATCTGATACCATGTACCGAGGTCAGCGTCTGGCATGGAACCAGACCCTTACTTCTAAAAGCGGAATTTTCGAACTGGGTTTCTTCACATCTGGTAAGTCTCACAAGCATTTTGTAGGCATATGGTATAAAACTATAGCAGAGTTAACAGTGGTTTGGGTGGCAAATAGAGGCTGCCCAGTCTATAACCCGTCCTCTAAAGCACTAGAAATTTCTGAGGATGGCAATTTGTTGATAACTGAAAAAGGAATTCCTTTTTGCAATTGCACAAACTCTGGCATGCCTAATTATACTGTAGCAGTGCTTCTTGATAAAGGGAATTTTATCTTAAGAGATAAATTAGATAATGTGTTGTGGCAGAGTTTTGAGGAGCAAACCAATACGTTGCTTCCAGGGGCCAAGATTGGGTACAATAGACTTACCAATAAAAGCAATATTCTAAGGTCATGGACAAGTTCAGAAAATCCAGATAGTGGCCAGTTCTCAGCTGAATTAAAAGAAAGTAGATTATTAATATACTATATAAGCAATTCTCCTTGGCTTACGCTGCTTATCAACAACGTGTCATTTATAAATATAGGGAATGACCTATTCTGGCTATATATAAACTACTCCTATGTTTTCAATGAGTACGAAAGCTATTTTACATATTCTTCTCTCGACTATCCTATATCCGCTAGATTTGTTTTGGACGTTACCGGGGATTTCAATTTCTATATATGGAGAAGTTATTTGCCGACATGGAATTTGGTTCGGACAGAAGCTTCACGACATTGTGAGATTGATGGTTTTTGTGGCAATTATGGCATCTGTACTCGGCATAAGGTACCTCTTTGTGATTGCCCAAAAGGATTTGAACCAGGGTGGCCAGGAAATTGGGGAATACAAGACTACTCAGGAGGGTGTATTAGGAGAACTCCTTTAGGATGCTCAAAGGGAGGAATCGATAAGTTCCTTACAATGCCCAACATGCACCGTGGAAATCTCTCTCGGGTGGCAACAAAGATTAATGGAACGGTCCAAGACACTGAGGCATGTAAATTAGCATGCTTAAGGGATTGTGACTGCATTGCTTACGCCTATTATGATGAATGTTTTCTGTACATGAAACAGCTGATGAATCTACAAATTTCATCTGATAATGAGACTGGTGAAGATTTGTATGTTCGCATTTCAGCATCTGAGCAAACTGAGTTGGTTGGAAGTAGAACCAAGATGTCGAAAAAGGTTGCTTGGATTCTTGGAGTTTCTGCAATGCTCATTCTTCTCCTTAGCATTGTTTTGGCAATTATATTGTGGAAACCTTCCGCTGATGGTGCACTCGAGGAGTCAGAATTTTCTTTGATGTTGTTCAAGTATCGGGATTTACGAAAAGCAACAAAGAACTTCTCCCAAAAACTTGGGGAGGGCGGTTTTGGTACTGTTTTCAAGGGGACTTTGCCGAATTCAACAGCCATAGCAGTGAAGCAAACAAGAAGTGTAGAGCAAGGAGAGAAACAATTTCGTGCAGAAGTGAGAACACTTGGAGCAATCCAGCATGTCAATCTTCTTCGCCTACGTGGATTCTGTGTAGAAGCTTCAAAAAGATTTCTCGTCTATGATTATATGCCAAAAGGTTCTTTAGAATCTCATTTGTTCCAGGAggtttctaaaattttggattgGAATACAAGATATCATATTGCAATTGGGATTGCTAGAGGGTTGGCATACCTTCATGAGAATTGTATAGACTGTATCATTCATTGTGACATCAAGCCTGAGAACATATTATTGGATGCTGAGTATGACCCGAAAGTGGCTGATTTTGGGCTTGCGAAGGTAATAGGTCGGAACTTCAGTCGGGTTTTAACCACCATGAGGGGAACCAGAGGTTATTTGGCACCAGAATGGATCTCAGGTGAAGCTATCACTCCAAAAGTTGATGTTTTCAGTTATGGGAAGTTGCTTTTCGAGATAATATCTGGTAGGAGAAATATAAACATGCTAGATGAAGAGATATGTAACTACTTTCCAGCTCGTGTTGCAATGGCAATAAACAAGGAGGAAGACCTTCTAACATTGCTAGATTTCAAGTTAGAGGGCAATGCTAATATGGAAGAGCTAACTAGAGCTTGTAAAGTTGCTTGTTGGTGCATCCAAGATGATCCAAGGGATAGACCAACCATGGGAAATGTAGTTACAATTCTTGAAGGATTGATGCAATTGGGCATACCTCAAATACCTCTTTATTTCCGGCGCCTTTCAGAAAATCCAATGGAAGCAAGTGTTTGCCACGAGATTGAGACTTGTTCCAGTTCATATTAA
- the LOC142622771 gene encoding G-type lectin S-receptor-like serine/threonine-protein kinase SD2-5, with translation MGISGSWACCGFLLYLLAVFLTPFRTIGTALPRGSLSPNSSTSWSTSFSAPNNTVKFDDGSIARSILVSENVEVFPEPDGRIEYACGCGFFCNPPCNSFLFATFVLYYYKDDSGTSVTTAWGPHVVWSANPKNPVNANATLQFKSKGGLVLRANGTEAWSAKITNKYVASLNLTDTCNLMLLNKNDETIWQSYEHPTDTLFRGQQLQVGKSLTSKEGLFSLNITSEGIFAYINSNPPQLYYSYNISGSDTSISGIEFQNGSIALLDSKKIPRELELPGRSARFARYARFENDGHLRVYTFGPTARDDILLATQLYSCDFPTACGNYGVCENKGESCKQCTCLPDENKNGTSYFKAIDVTEPDKGCTPVTNLSCEGEALDRHTFLEVKNITNFPFRAQDPHDIKPDHRSISSEKCKEECQKRNCSCKAAIYYYKSGSSTGDCYLESQIFSMMKPHPEELQYPSMLFKIWIRVQDVKEQSVQRQKHGLKIIVGSSITFGLFLLIGSFVFLIWKKRSADEGDEYYLDHIPGMSTRYSYDDLQSITANFNKELGAGGFGTVFEGTLIDGSKVAVKRLDGLNQIKRSFLAEVETIGSIHHFNLVRLIGFCAEKSHRLLVYEYMSNGSLDKWVFDKNPEIFLDWQHKKNIILDIARGLTYLHEDCRQKIVHLDIKPQNILLDENFNAKVSDFGLSKLVDRDQSQVVTVMRGTPGYMAPEWLSSVITEKVDVYSFGVVLLEILCGRRNLDRSQPEETMHLLHLFKKKIEEDQLLDLVDKYNEDMQLHGVEVVNIMRIAAWCLQIDFTKRPSMSTVVKVLEGVVNVEYDLGYFFSNPLLPSTSVGVDNQQLHVGDSDTTQLLPSILSGPR, from the coding sequence ATGGGTATAAGCGGCAGCTGGGCTTGCTGTGGTTTTCTTCTTTACCTGCTTGCTGTTTTCTTAACACCTTTTCGCACCATTGGGACGGCCTTACCTCGCGGTTCTCTGAGTCCAAATTCTTCTACTTCATGGAGCACCAGTTTTTCTGCTCCCAATAATACTGTGAAGTTCGATGATGGATCAATTGCGAGAAGCATACTTGTCAGTGAAAATGTAGAAGTATTTCCCGAGCCCGATGGCCGTATTGAATATGCTTGTGGTTGTGGCTTCTTCTGTAATCCACCATGCAACAGTTTTCTCTTTGCCACTTTCGTTCTTTATTATTACAAAGACGACAGTGGGACGTCGGTTACCACAGCTTGGGGTCCACATGTAGTATGGTCTGCTAACCCAAAAAATCCGGTCAACGCTAATGCGACTTTGCAGTTCAAGTCCAAAGGAGGTTTGGTGTTACGAGCTAATGGAACTGAAGCGTGGTCCGCAAAAATCACCAACAAATATGTGGCTAGTCTAAACTTAACTGACACATGCAACCTCATGCTCTTGAATAAAAATGATGAAACAATTTGGCAGTCTTATGAACACCCAACGGACACACTGTTTCGTGGGCAACAGTTGCAGGTAGGGAAGAGCCTCACTAGTAAAGAAGGATTGTTTTCGCTCAATATCACAAGTGAAGGGATTTTTGCTTATATCAATTCTAATCCTCCTCAACTCTATTATTCTTATAATATATCAGGTTCTGATACCAGTATCTCAGGTATTGAGTTTCAAAATGGAAGCATAGCTCTGTTAGATTCAAAAAAGATTCCGCGAGAATTAGAATTACCTGGTCGTTCAGCAAGATTTGCGCGGTACGCAAGATTTGAGAATGACGGACACTTGAGAGTCTATACTTTCGGTCCGACAGCCAGGGATGACATTCTTCTGGCAACACAACTTTATAGCTGTGACTTCCCTACAGCTTGCGGCAACTACGGTGTTTGTGAAAACAAAGGCGAGAGCTGTAAACAGTGTACTTGTCTTCCAGACgaaaataaaaatggaacaAGCTATTTTAAGGCAATCGATGTAACGGAGCCTGACAAAGGATGCACCCCGGTTACTAACTTGTCCTGTGAAGGTGAAGCTTTGGATCGTCATACTTTTTTGGAGGTGAAGAACATCACAAACTTCCCCTTTAGAGCACAAGATCCACATGATATAAAACCAGACCATCGAAGTATAAGTTCAGAGAAATGTAAAGAGGAatgccaaaaaagaaattgttcaTGCAAAGCTGCTATTTACTATTATAAATCAGGATCATCAACCGGGGATTGCTATTTGGAATCCCAAATCTTTTCAATGATGAAGCCCCATCCAGAAGAGCTCCAATATCCTAGCATGCTCTTTAAAATATGGATTAGGGTGCAGGATGTTAAGGAGCAAAGTGTTCAACGGCAAAAACATGGGCTTAAAATAATTGTGGGATCTAGCATCACATTTGGTCTGTTTCTTTTGATTGGAAGCTTTGTTTTCCTAATTTGGAAGAAGAGAAGCGCTGATGAAGGCGATGAGTATTATTTGGATCATATACCAGGAATGTCCACAAGATATTCTTATGATGATTTGCAATCCATTACAGCAAATTTCAATAAGGAGCTTGGTGCCGGTGGATTTGGCACGGTTTTTGAAGGGACTCTAATTGATGGCTCTAAAGTTGCTGTGAAGCGTCTAGATGGTTTAAATCAAATCAAGAGATCATTTTTAGCTGAGGTTGAGACAATTGGCAGCATTCATCATTTCAACTTGGTGAGATTGATTGGATTTTGTGCTGAAAAATCTCATAGGCTTCTTGTCTATGAGTACATGTCTAATGGGTCTTTAGACAAATGGGTTTTTGACAAAAATCCTGAGATTTTTCTTGATTGGCAACATAAAAAGAATATCATCCTTGACATAGCAAGGGGTCTAACTTATTTACATGAGGATTGCAGACAGAAGATTGTTCACTTGGACATAAAACCCCAAAACATTCTTTTAGATGAGAATTTCAATGCAAAAGTCTCGGATTTTGGGTTGTCTAAACTAGTTGATCGTGACCAGAGTCAAGTTGTGACAGTCATGAGAGGGACTCCCGGCTATATGGCTCCAGAATGGTTGAGCTCAGTAATTACAGAAAAAGTAGATGTGTATAGCTTTGGAGTAGTGCTCTTAGAGATATTATGTGGAAGAAGAAATCTTGATCGATCTCAGCCAGAGGAAACAATGCATCTACTTCAtctattcaagaaaaaaattgaggaGGATCAATTGTTGGATTTGGTTGATAAGTACAATGAAGATATGCAATTACATGGAGTAGAAGTTGTGAATATAATGAGAATTGCAGCATGGTGTTTGCAAATTGATTTCACGAAAAGGCCTTCTATGTCCACTGTGGTTAAGGTTTTGGAGGGTGTTGTGAATGTTGAATATGACCTAGGTTATTTCTTCTCGAATCCACTTTTACCAAGCACGAGTGTTGGAGTTGATAACCAACAATTGCACGTAGGTGATAGTGATACTACTCAACTATTGCCTTCAATTCTCTCAGGACCACGGTGA